From Pseudomonas fluorescens, one genomic window encodes:
- the mutS gene encoding DNA mismatch repair protein MutS → MNKALSDLSSHTPMMQQYWRLKNQHPDQLMFYRMGDFYEIFYEDAKKAAKLLDITLTARGQSAGQAIPMCGIPYHSAEGYLAKLVKLGESVVICEQVGDPATSKGPVERQVVRIITPGTVSDEALLDERRDNLIAAVLGDERLFGLAVLDITSGNFTVLEIKGWENLLAELERVNPVELMIPDDWPKDLPAEKRRGVRRRAPWDFERDSALKSLCQQFSTQDLKGFGCENLTLAIGAAGCLLSYAKETQRTALPHLRSLRHERLDDTVVLDGASRRNLELDVNLAGGRDNTLQSVVDRCQTAMGSRLLTRWLNRPLRDLTVLQARQGSITCLLDGYRFEKLQPQLKEIGDIERILARIGLRNARPRDLARLRDALGALPQLQLAMSELEAPHLIQLAVITSTYPELAALLETAIIDNPPAVIRDGGVLKTGYDAELDELQALSENAGQFLIDLEAREKARTGLSHLKVGYNRIHGYFIELPSKQAEQAPADYIRRQTLKGAERFITPELKAFEDKALSAKSRALAREKMLYEALLEDLISQLPPLQDTAAALAELDVLSNLAERALILDLNCPRFVSEPCMRISQGRHPVVEQVLTTPFVANDLSLDDNTRMLVITGPNMGGKSTYMRQTALIVLLAHIGSFVPAASCELSLVDRIFTRIGSSDDLAGGRSTFMVEMSETANILHNATERSLVLMDEVGRGTSTFDGLSLAWAAAERLAQLRAYTLFATHYFELTVLPENQPLVANVHLNATEHNERIVFLHHVLPGPASQSYGLAVAQLAGVPNEVILRAREHLSRLETTSLPHEAPVPAKGKPAVPQQSDMFASLPHPVLDELAKLDLDDLTPRRALEMLYTLKTRI, encoded by the coding sequence ATGAATAAAGCACTCTCCGACCTGTCCTCCCACACCCCGATGATGCAGCAGTACTGGCGCCTTAAGAACCAGCATCCGGACCAGTTGATGTTCTATCGCATGGGCGATTTCTACGAGATCTTCTATGAAGATGCGAAGAAAGCGGCCAAGCTGCTGGACATCACGCTGACGGCTCGCGGGCAATCGGCGGGCCAGGCGATTCCAATGTGCGGCATTCCGTACCACTCCGCCGAAGGCTACCTCGCGAAACTGGTCAAACTCGGCGAATCGGTGGTGATCTGTGAACAGGTTGGCGACCCTGCAACCAGCAAAGGGCCGGTGGAGCGTCAGGTGGTTCGCATCATCACCCCTGGCACCGTCAGCGACGAAGCGCTGCTCGATGAACGTCGCGACAACCTGATCGCGGCCGTGCTGGGTGACGAGCGCCTGTTTGGCCTGGCCGTGCTGGACATCACCAGTGGCAACTTCACCGTGCTGGAAATCAAGGGTTGGGAAAATCTGCTGGCGGAGTTGGAACGGGTCAATCCGGTCGAATTGATGATTCCGGACGACTGGCCTAAAGACCTGCCTGCCGAAAAGCGTCGCGGTGTTCGCCGCCGTGCGCCTTGGGATTTTGAGCGGGACTCGGCGCTGAAGAGCCTGTGCCAGCAATTTTCCACTCAAGACCTCAAAGGCTTTGGTTGCGAAAACCTGACCCTGGCCATCGGCGCCGCCGGCTGCCTGCTGAGCTACGCCAAGGAGACCCAGCGTACAGCCCTGCCGCACCTGCGCAGCCTGCGCCATGAGCGCCTGGACGACACCGTGGTGTTGGACGGTGCCAGCCGTCGTAACCTGGAACTCGATGTCAATTTGGCCGGCGGTCGCGACAACACTCTGCAATCGGTGGTCGATCGTTGCCAAACCGCCATGGGCAGCCGCTTGCTGACCCGCTGGCTGAACCGCCCGCTGCGCGACCTGACAGTGCTGCAAGCTCGGCAGGGTTCGATCACGTGCCTGCTCGACGGCTATCGATTCGAGAAACTGCAGCCGCAACTCAAGGAAATCGGCGACATCGAGCGCATTCTGGCGCGGATCGGCTTGCGTAACGCTCGCCCTCGCGACTTGGCTCGACTGCGTGATGCCCTCGGCGCCCTGCCCCAGTTGCAACTGGCGATGAGCGAACTGGAGGCGCCGCACCTCATTCAGTTGGCAGTGATTACCAGTACCTATCCGGAACTGGCGGCACTGCTGGAAACCGCCATTATCGACAACCCGCCCGCGGTAATCCGTGATGGCGGCGTGTTGAAAACCGGTTACGACGCCGAACTGGATGAGCTGCAAGCCTTGAGCGAAAACGCTGGCCAGTTCCTGATCGACCTCGAGGCCAGGGAAAAAGCCCGGACCGGCCTGTCCCACTTGAAAGTCGGCTACAACCGAATCCACGGCTACTTTATCGAGTTGCCAAGCAAGCAGGCGGAGCAAGCGCCAGCCGATTACATCCGACGCCAGACACTCAAGGGCGCCGAGCGCTTTATCACGCCGGAGCTCAAGGCTTTTGAAGACAAGGCATTGTCCGCCAAGAGCCGCGCACTGGCGCGCGAAAAAATGCTCTACGAGGCGTTGCTCGAAGACCTGATCAGTCAGTTACCCCCCCTGCAAGATACCGCAGCGGCACTGGCCGAACTGGATGTCCTGAGTAACCTTGCAGAGCGCGCACTCATTCTGGACCTGAACTGCCCTCGTTTCGTCAGCGAACCGTGCATGCGCATCAGTCAGGGTCGTCACCCGGTTGTCGAGCAAGTCCTGACCACACCGTTCGTGGCCAACGACCTGAGCCTTGATGACAACACACGAATGCTGGTGATCACCGGTCCGAATATGGGCGGTAAATCCACCTACATGCGCCAGACCGCATTGATTGTGCTGCTGGCACATATCGGCAGTTTCGTGCCCGCCGCCAGTTGCGAGCTGTCACTGGTGGACCGCATCTTTACCCGTATTGGCTCCAGCGACGATCTGGCAGGCGGACGCTCGACCTTCATGGTGGAAATGAGCGAAACCGCGAACATTCTGCACAACGCCACTGAGCGCAGCCTGGTGCTGATGGACGAAGTCGGTCGCGGAACCAGCACGTTCGACGGTCTGTCCCTGGCTTGGGCCGCCGCCGAGCGCCTGGCTCAATTGCGCGCCTACACCCTGTTCGCCACCCATTACTTCGAACTGACGGTATTGCCGGAAAACCAGCCATTAGTGGCAAACGTGCATCTCAATGCTACCGAGCACAACGAACGCATTGTGTTCTTGCACCACGTACTACCTGGTCCGGCGAGCCAAAGCTACGGCTTGGCGGTCGCACAACTGGCCGGTGTACCGAACGAAGTCATATTGCGGGCTCGCGAGCATTTGAGTCGCCTGGAAACCACCAGCCTGCCCCATGAAGCCCCGGTCCCGGCAAAAGGCAAACCAGCGGTACCACAGCAAAGCGACATGTTCGCCAGCCTGCCTCACCCGGTACTCGACGAACTGGCAAAACTCGATCTGGATGACCTGACACCCCGTCGTGCA
- a CDS encoding LexA family transcriptional regulator — MQFMQKRNVSIVLRALLDQHGISPTELHRRTGVPQSTLSRILGGKIADPSDRHISKIADYFQVSTDQLRGRVEIVSGYSSTREPSHSELKDISLWDDDTPIDDDEVSVPFLREVELAAGSGRFAIEESERASLRFGKRSLRHNGVQFDQAKCVTVRGNSMLPVLRDGATVGVNAGKCGIGDIVDGDLYAINHNGQLRVKQLYRLPSGIRLRSFNREEHPDEDYSFQDVQTGQIVILGHVFWWGMYAR; from the coding sequence ATGCAATTTATGCAAAAACGCAACGTTTCCATCGTCCTCAGAGCGCTGCTCGATCAGCACGGCATCTCCCCCACGGAGTTGCACCGGCGTACTGGCGTGCCGCAATCGACCCTGTCACGGATTCTCGGCGGCAAGATCGCCGATCCCTCGGACAGGCATATCTCGAAAATCGCCGACTATTTCCAGGTAAGTACCGACCAACTGCGCGGTCGTGTGGAGATCGTTTCCGGTTATTCATCGACTCGTGAGCCCTCACACTCGGAGCTCAAGGACATAAGCTTGTGGGATGACGATACCCCCATTGATGACGATGAGGTGTCCGTGCCTTTTTTGCGTGAGGTCGAATTGGCCGCTGGATCGGGAAGGTTTGCCATCGAGGAAAGTGAACGCGCCAGCTTGCGATTCGGCAAGCGCAGCCTGCGGCATAACGGAGTTCAGTTCGATCAGGCCAAATGCGTGACCGTGCGTGGCAACAGCATGTTGCCGGTGTTGCGCGATGGCGCCACGGTGGGCGTCAACGCTGGTAAGTGCGGGATCGGCGACATCGTCGATGGCGACCTGTATGCCATCAATCACAATGGGCAACTGCGGGTTAAGCAGCTGTATCGCCTGCCGAGCGGGATTCGCCTGCGTAGCTTCAATCGGGAAGAGCACCCCGACGAAGACTACAGCTTTCAGGACGTTCAGACTGGGCAGATCGTTATTCTGGGGCACGTATTCTGGTGGGGTATGTACGCCCGTTGA
- a CDS encoding CinA family protein: protein MNEITQLAAELGRRLQVLNAHVSTAESCTGGGIAEAITRIAGSSAWFEAGYVTYSNRQKTRQLKVPAELFEQVGAVSREVVEAMVRGAQHASHARFAVAVSGIAGPDGGSPNKPVGTVWLAWGVGEAVFAECRHFPGNRDEVRRQTVKAALEGLLQHAAGEISNQG, encoded by the coding sequence GTGAATGAAATCACTCAACTGGCTGCGGAACTTGGCCGGCGTCTGCAGGTTCTCAACGCCCATGTCAGCACTGCCGAGTCCTGTACCGGAGGCGGTATCGCCGAGGCGATCACCCGGATCGCCGGCAGCTCGGCATGGTTCGAGGCGGGTTATGTCACCTATTCCAATCGGCAGAAAACTCGACAATTGAAGGTGCCAGCCGAATTGTTCGAGCAGGTTGGCGCGGTGAGTCGTGAAGTGGTCGAAGCCATGGTCCGCGGAGCCCAGCATGCCAGTCATGCGCGTTTCGCCGTGGCCGTCAGCGGGATTGCCGGGCCGGATGGCGGCTCGCCGAACAAGCCAGTCGGTACCGTCTGGCTGGCCTGGGGCGTGGGCGAGGCGGTATTTGCCGAGTGCCGGCATTTCCCCGGTAACCGCGATGAGGTCCGCCGACAAACGGTGAAGGCCGCGCTAGAGGGGCTGCTGCAGCATGCCGCCGGAGAAATCTCAAATCAGGGGTAG
- a CDS encoding diacylglycerol kinase, with protein MSPFKGQTGFKRILNASGYSLDGLRAAFTGEAAFRQLVLLNVILIPLTFILNVSRVEQAVLIAVCLLALIVELLNSAVEAAIDRISLDLHPLSKNAKDMGSAAQFVALSMIALVWAVILI; from the coding sequence ATGTCACCTTTCAAAGGTCAAACCGGTTTCAAACGCATCCTCAACGCTTCCGGCTATTCCTTGGACGGCCTGCGTGCTGCCTTCACCGGCGAGGCGGCTTTTCGTCAATTGGTCTTGCTCAACGTCATCCTGATTCCGCTGACGTTCATCCTCAATGTCAGTCGGGTCGAGCAGGCGGTGTTGATTGCCGTCTGCCTGCTGGCGTTGATTGTGGAGTTGCTCAACTCTGCGGTGGAGGCGGCCATTGACCGAATTTCCCTGGACCTGCATCCCTTGTCGAAAAACGCCAAGGACATGGGCAGCGCCGCTCAGTTCGTGGCATTGAGCATGATTGCGCTGGTGTGGGCGGTCATTCTGATCTGA
- the recA gene encoding recombinase RecA has product MDDNKKKALAAALGQIERQFGKGAVMRMGDQDRQAIPAISTGSLGLDIALGIGGLPKGRIVEIYGPESSGKTTLTLSVIAQAQKAGATCAFVDAEHALDPEYAGKLGVNVDDLLVSQPDTGEQALEITDMLVRSNAVDVIIVDSVAALVPKAEIEGEMGDMHVGLQARLMSQALRKITGNIKNANCLVIFINQIRMKIGVMFGSPETTTGGNALKFYASVRLDIRRIGAVKEGDEVVGSETRVKVVKNKVAAPFRQTEFQILYGKGIYLNGEMIDLGVLHGFVEKSGAWYAYNGTKIGQGKANSAKFLADNPDVAANLEKQIRDKLLSPAGNHEAAKVNQTEDDLAEADADI; this is encoded by the coding sequence ATGGACGACAACAAGAAGAAAGCCTTGGCTGCGGCCCTGGGTCAGATCGAACGTCAATTCGGCAAGGGTGCCGTAATGCGTATGGGCGATCAGGACCGTCAGGCGATCCCGGCTATTTCCACGGGCTCTCTGGGTCTGGACATCGCACTCGGCATTGGCGGTCTGCCAAAAGGCCGTATCGTTGAAATCTACGGTCCTGAATCCTCCGGTAAAACCACGCTGACCCTGTCGGTGATTGCCCAGGCCCAAAAAGCCGGTGCGACCTGCGCATTCGTCGATGCCGAGCACGCACTGGACCCGGAGTACGCCGGCAAGCTGGGCGTGAACGTTGATGACCTGCTGGTATCCCAGCCAGATACCGGTGAACAAGCGCTGGAAATCACCGACATGTTGGTGCGCTCGAACGCGGTTGACGTGATCATCGTCGACTCCGTGGCGGCACTGGTACCGAAGGCTGAAATCGAAGGCGAGATGGGTGACATGCACGTGGGCCTCCAAGCCCGTCTGATGTCCCAGGCGCTGCGTAAAATCACCGGTAACATCAAGAACGCCAACTGCCTGGTGATCTTCATCAACCAGATCCGGATGAAGATTGGTGTAATGTTCGGCAGCCCGGAAACCACCACCGGTGGTAACGCGTTGAAGTTCTATGCTTCGGTTCGTTTGGACATCCGTCGTATTGGCGCGGTCAAGGAAGGCGACGAAGTGGTCGGCAGCGAGACCCGCGTCAAGGTCGTCAAAAACAAGGTTGCAGCGCCATTCCGCCAGACAGAGTTCCAGATTCTTTACGGCAAGGGCATCTACCTTAACGGTGAGATGATCGACTTGGGCGTACTGCATGGTTTTGTCGAGAAGTCCGGTGCCTGGTATGCCTACAACGGCACTAAGATCGGTCAGGGTAAGGCCAACTCGGCCAAGTTCCTCGCGGACAATCCGGACGTTGCTGCGAATCTCGAGAAGCAGATTCGCGACAAGCTGCTGTCTCCAGCCGGGAACCACGAGGCCGCCAAGGTCAACCAGACTGAAGATGATCTGGCCGAAGCCGACGCTGATATCTGA
- a CDS encoding PA3611 family quorum-sensing-regulated virulence factor, which yields MLRLIVPTAALLLALPFSAQAASKQDYDLNKMLQKVAQESNVGLPREVSNDILDMGYTVEGKELIDHLSVQKDYADQMRTNPKAVYLQLGASVCRNPNYRKLMAKGAIMRYEFTENKTNRPVASAKFQESDCPATPAQKKK from the coding sequence ATGCTGCGCCTTATCGTTCCCACCGCCGCCCTGCTACTGGCGCTACCCTTCAGTGCCCAGGCCGCGTCCAAGCAAGACTACGACCTGAACAAGATGCTGCAGAAGGTTGCCCAGGAAAGTAACGTCGGCCTGCCTCGCGAAGTCAGCAACGATATTCTCGACATGGGCTATACCGTCGAAGGCAAGGAATTGATCGACCATTTGAGCGTGCAGAAAGACTATGCCGATCAGATGCGCACCAACCCCAAGGCGGTATACCTGCAATTGGGCGCCAGCGTCTGCCGCAACCCGAACTACCGGAAGCTGATGGCCAAGGGCGCGATCATGCGCTACGAGTTCACCGAGAACAAAACCAATCGCCCGGTCGCTTCGGCCAAATTCCAGGAATCGGATTGCCCGGCGACACCTGCGCAAAAGAAGAAGTAA
- the erdR gene encoding response regulator transcription factor ErdR has protein sequence MATYDILIADDHPLFRSALRQAVTLGLGPDVRLVEVASIAELETRLTEKADWDLVLLDLNMPGAYGFSGLVLLRGQYPQIPVVMVSAQEEASIMVKSREFGASGFIPKSSSLEVIQQAVRTVLDGEVFWPPQAFEAVSVSPEAKAASEGLASLTPQQFRVLTMVCEGLLNKQIAYELSVSEATIKAHVTAIFRKLGVRTRTQAALLLQQLESISPQ, from the coding sequence ATGGCCACATACGACATCCTGATTGCCGATGACCATCCCCTTTTCCGCAGTGCGCTGCGTCAGGCCGTGACCCTGGGGCTGGGCCCCGACGTGCGCCTGGTGGAAGTGGCAAGCATTGCGGAACTGGAAACCCGATTGACGGAAAAAGCCGATTGGGATCTGGTCCTGCTGGATCTGAATATGCCCGGCGCATACGGGTTTTCCGGGCTGGTCCTGCTGCGCGGTCAGTATCCGCAGATTCCGGTGGTGATGGTCTCGGCGCAGGAGGAAGCCTCGATCATGGTCAAATCCCGCGAGTTCGGGGCCAGTGGTTTCATTCCCAAATCCAGTTCTCTGGAAGTCATTCAGCAGGCAGTGCGTACCGTGCTTGACGGTGAAGTGTTCTGGCCGCCGCAGGCGTTCGAAGCGGTCTCGGTCTCACCAGAGGCCAAGGCTGCCAGTGAAGGGTTGGCGAGTCTGACACCTCAGCAATTCCGTGTGCTGACCATGGTCTGTGAAGGGTTGCTGAATAAGCAGATCGCCTACGAGCTGAGTGTTTCCGAGGCCACCATCAAAGCTCATGTGACGGCAATCTTTCGCAAGTTGGGGGTTCGCACTCGAACCCAGGCCGCATTGCTCCTGCAACAACTTGAGTCAATTTCACCGCAGTAA
- a CDS encoding DMT family transporter — protein sequence MQSKALRADVLMLITAMIWGSGFVAQTSGMDHIGPFLYSGLRFAIGSLCLLPLVLWRGRGDAARPEAFLTRGLLLGGSLMGLALALGINLQQVGLLFTTVTNAGFITGLYVIVVPLLGLLIGHKTGLGTWLGAILAVIGMFLLSVGDQFQVASGDWLQLIGAFVWGGHVVLVGVFASRHDPIRLAFLQFATCSLVSLILALWLEPFDISAIIAAGPAILYGGLIAVGIGYTLQVIAQKDAIASHAAIIFSMEAVFAAIAGAWLLGEQLSTRGYIGCALMLAGMLAAQLWPKKPQLVTA from the coding sequence ATGCAGAGCAAAGCCCTGCGCGCCGATGTCCTGATGTTGATCACCGCCATGATTTGGGGATCAGGATTCGTCGCTCAAACTTCCGGCATGGACCATATCGGTCCCTTCCTTTATTCCGGCCTGCGTTTCGCGATCGGCTCATTGTGCCTGCTGCCGCTGGTGCTGTGGCGTGGCCGCGGTGACGCCGCGCGCCCTGAGGCCTTCCTGACTCGCGGCCTGCTGCTCGGTGGCAGTCTGATGGGACTGGCCCTCGCCCTTGGGATCAACCTGCAACAGGTTGGCCTGCTCTTCACCACCGTCACCAATGCCGGGTTCATTACCGGACTCTACGTCATTGTAGTGCCGCTACTGGGACTGCTGATCGGCCACAAGACCGGACTCGGCACTTGGCTCGGAGCAATCCTGGCGGTCATCGGTATGTTTCTCCTCAGCGTCGGGGATCAATTTCAGGTCGCCTCCGGCGACTGGTTGCAACTGATTGGCGCGTTTGTCTGGGGGGGACATGTGGTACTGGTGGGCGTATTCGCCAGCCGGCACGATCCGATCCGCCTGGCATTCCTGCAGTTCGCCACCTGCTCGTTAGTCAGCCTGATCCTGGCCCTGTGGCTGGAGCCTTTCGATATCAGCGCAATTATCGCCGCCGGCCCGGCCATTCTGTACGGCGGGCTGATTGCCGTCGGTATCGGCTACACGCTGCAAGTCATCGCCCAAAAGGACGCGATTGCCTCTCACGCGGCCATCATTTTTTCGATGGAGGCGGTATTTGCCGCCATCGCCGGCGCCTGGTTGCTGGGTGAGCAACTGAGCACGCGGGGCTACATCGGCTGTGCGCTGATGCTCGCCGGCATGCTGGCGGCGCAGCTCTGGCCGAAAAAACCGCAGCTGGTCACGGCTTGA
- the recX gene encoding recombination regulator RecX, translated as MIAVLDTLVAVRRTAMDLLARREHGRVELTRKLRQRGAPEELIDTALDRLTEEGLLSESRYLESFVSYRARSGYGPLRIREELGQRGLQRADIELALRESGINWQAQLEDVWRRKFSGQLPVDARERAKQGRFLAYRGYSMEMIGRLFSGRGMED; from the coding sequence ATGATCGCCGTACTCGATACCCTCGTCGCAGTGCGGCGAACTGCAATGGACCTGCTCGCGCGACGCGAGCATGGTCGAGTCGAGCTGACGCGCAAATTGCGTCAGCGCGGCGCTCCCGAAGAATTGATCGACACTGCACTCGACCGCTTGACGGAAGAAGGGCTGCTGTCCGAATCGCGTTACCTCGAAAGTTTTGTTTCCTACCGCGCCCGCTCGGGTTACGGCCCTCTGCGTATCCGCGAAGAGCTGGGGCAGCGTGGTTTGCAACGCGCAGACATCGAGTTGGCCCTGCGTGAGAGCGGCATCAACTGGCAGGCACAGTTGGAGGACGTCTGGCGACGCAAGTTTTCCGGGCAGTTGCCGGTGGACGCCCGTGAACGTGCCAAGCAGGGGCGATTTCTCGCTTATCGAGGTTATTCCATGGAGATGATCGGCCGCTTGTTCAGCGGCCGAGGAATGGAAGACTGA
- a CDS encoding LOG family protein codes for MPYQPNDSLIRHFQSNGVDLGSKIEEQLNLVSPNSPNIPIYRDMMLTVLRMAQDDHNRWNAKITLQALRELEHAFRVLEQFKGRRKVTVFGSARTPVEHPLYAQARDLGEKLAQSGLMVITGAGGGIMAAAHEGAGREHSLGFNITLPFEQHANPTVGGTGNLLPFHFFFTRKLFFVKEADALVLCPGGFGTLDEALEVLTLIQTGKSPLVPVVLLDTPGGTFWEGALDFIRNQLEANHYILPNDLKLVRLVYSAEEAVVQINQFYSNFHSSRWLKNQFVIRMNHPLNEQALEHMQTAFADLCLSDQFHQHEYRGEEQDEAQFSHLTRLVFSFKARDHGRLRELVDYINLSDNWAKTKPAIPNHKREPGKVT; via the coding sequence ATGCCCTACCAACCGAATGACTCGCTGATACGTCATTTTCAAAGCAACGGCGTCGATCTCGGCAGCAAGATCGAAGAGCAACTCAACCTGGTTTCCCCAAACAGCCCGAACATCCCAATTTACCGCGACATGATGCTGACGGTCCTGCGTATGGCCCAGGACGACCATAATCGCTGGAACGCCAAAATTACCCTGCAAGCCCTACGCGAATTGGAGCACGCGTTCCGCGTCCTCGAACAGTTCAAGGGACGCCGTAAAGTCACGGTATTCGGCTCGGCACGTACACCAGTCGAACACCCGCTGTACGCTCAGGCCCGAGACCTGGGGGAAAAACTCGCGCAATCGGGGCTAATGGTGATCACCGGCGCAGGGGGCGGGATCATGGCCGCCGCCCATGAAGGCGCTGGCCGTGAGCATAGCCTGGGGTTCAACATCACCCTGCCTTTCGAACAGCACGCCAATCCGACAGTGGGCGGCACCGGTAACTTGCTGCCCTTCCACTTTTTCTTTACCCGCAAACTGTTTTTCGTCAAGGAGGCCGACGCCCTGGTGCTGTGCCCCGGCGGTTTCGGCACACTGGATGAAGCCCTGGAAGTCCTGACACTGATTCAGACCGGCAAAAGCCCCCTGGTTCCGGTAGTACTGCTGGATACTCCCGGGGGCACGTTCTGGGAAGGGGCACTGGACTTCATTCGCAATCAACTGGAGGCCAACCACTACATCCTGCCCAACGACCTGAAGCTGGTGCGCCTGGTATACAGCGCTGAAGAGGCGGTGGTGCAGATCAATCAGTTCTACAGCAACTTTCACTCAAGCCGCTGGCTGAAAAACCAGTTCGTGATCCGCATGAACCACCCGCTCAACGAACAGGCGCTGGAGCACATGCAAACCGCCTTCGCCGATCTGTGCCTGAGTGATCAATTCCACCAGCATGAATACCGTGGCGAGGAGCAAGATGAAGCTCAATTCAGCCACCTGACGCGACTGGTATTCAGCTTCAAAGCCCGCGATCACGGGCGTCTGCGCGAACTGGTGGACTACATCAACCTGAGCGACAACTGGGCGAAAACCAAACCTGCAATCCCGAATCACAAACGGGAGCCTGGCAAAGTCACCTGA
- a CDS encoding tRNA-uridine aminocarboxypropyltransferase has translation MSHAVSRLRALRLARAVRPFVARGSRAERCARCRVIPSHCMCAWRPTVAAKSAMCLVMHDVEPMKPSNTGWLIADVIDQTSAFAWSRTEVEPELLALIADPQWQPYIVFPGEFVAPERVVSQVTLEEGKRPLFILLDATWSEARKMFRKSPYLEHLPVLSLAPEQLSRYKLRRSKRDDHFCTAEVAALCLELADDQVASEVLDAYLDVFSTHYLSAKFQQPIDPDDAPHSRLKPYL, from the coding sequence ATGAGCCACGCCGTTTCCCGATTGCGCGCCCTGCGTCTGGCGCGGGCCGTCAGACCTTTTGTGGCGCGGGGCTCGCGGGCCGAACGTTGCGCCCGTTGCCGTGTGATTCCAAGCCATTGCATGTGTGCCTGGCGGCCGACAGTCGCTGCCAAGTCAGCCATGTGCCTGGTGATGCACGACGTCGAGCCGATGAAGCCGAGCAACACCGGCTGGCTGATTGCCGATGTGATCGACCAGACCAGTGCATTTGCCTGGTCGCGTACTGAAGTCGAGCCGGAGCTGCTTGCACTGATCGCCGATCCGCAATGGCAGCCCTACATCGTGTTTCCCGGCGAATTTGTCGCTCCCGAGCGGGTGGTTTCGCAGGTCACGCTGGAAGAGGGAAAGCGTCCTTTGTTCATTCTGCTGGATGCCACCTGGAGTGAAGCGCGCAAAATGTTTCGCAAGAGTCCTTATCTCGAGCACTTACCGGTGCTGAGCCTGGCGCCTGAGCAACTGTCGCGATACAAACTGCGTCGCTCCAAGCGCGATGATCACTTCTGTACTGCCGAGGTCGCGGCGCTATGCCTTGAGTTGGCTGACGATCAAGTGGCCAGTGAAGTGCTGGACGCCTACCTTGACGTCTTCAGCACCCATTACCTGTCGGCCAAGTTCCAGCAGCCAATCGACCCGGACGACGCCCCCCACAGCCGGTTGAAGCCTTACCTTTAA
- a CDS encoding phage holin family protein yields MTIEQQGLLEIPVWLVMALAVLGGVMGEMWRADKEGAQGWSLVRRLILRSGSSMMCGVSVVMLLYAANVSAWTAGALGGLTAVAGADFAIGVYRRWVARRINVVESIAHDRGRDRS; encoded by the coding sequence ATGACAATCGAACAGCAAGGGCTGCTGGAGATCCCTGTATGGCTGGTCATGGCGCTCGCAGTGCTGGGCGGAGTGATGGGGGAGATGTGGCGCGCCGACAAGGAAGGTGCGCAGGGTTGGTCGTTGGTGCGGCGCCTGATCTTGCGCTCCGGGTCCAGCATGATGTGCGGTGTATCGGTGGTGATGCTGCTGTATGCCGCCAATGTGTCGGCCTGGACTGCGGGAGCGCTAGGCGGTTTGACGGCGGTGGCCGGTGCGGACTTTGCCATCGGCGTGTATCGACGCTGGGTTGCCCGGCGTATCAATGTCGTTGAATCCATTGCCCATGATCGCGGTCGGGATCGGTCCTAG